Proteins from a genomic interval of Harpia harpyja isolate bHarHar1 chromosome 9, bHarHar1 primary haplotype, whole genome shotgun sequence:
- the HAPLN2 gene encoding hyaluronan and proteoglycan link protein 2 isoform X2, whose amino-acid sequence MHRLLLLSSLWLLAAPPASSIFQRPTGSPAPPHLQYLLEPLHTTVHTQRGATATLPCVLRTLPRNYRVKWSKLEPANYRESIILITNGLYHKNYGPLSPRVRLRHSHRYDASLTITDVALEDEGRYRCQLVNGLEDESVSLMLHLEGVVFPYQPSNGRYKFNYHEAKRACEQQDSRLATYQQLYKAWTEGLDWCNAGWILDGTVHYPIINSREPCGGRLLLPGVRTYGARDKQKDRFDAFCFTSALQGQVYFIRGHLNFKEAGQACRNHGAAIAKVGQLYSAWKFSQLDRCDGGWLADGSVRYPITTPRERCGGLPDPGVRSFGFPSKELRTYGTYCFMGK is encoded by the exons ATGCACCGGCTTCTCCTGCTCAGCTCCCTCTGGCTCTTGGCAGCACCCCCAGCATCGAGCATCTTCCAGCGGCCGACAGGGAGCCCGG cccccccccacctgcagtacctgctggagccccttcacaccACGGTGCACACGCAGCGGGGTGCCACAGCCACCCTGCCCTGTGTCCTGCGCACCCTGCCCCGCAACTACCGGGTGAAGTGGAGCAAGTTGGAGCCGGCCAACTATCGGGAGAGCATCATCCTCATCACCAACGGGCTGTACCACAAGAACTATGGGCCGCTGAGCCCACGGGTGCGCCTGCGGCACAGCCACCGCTACGATGCCTCGCTCACCATCACTGACGTGGCTCTGGAGGACGAGGGACGCTACCGCTGCCAGCTTGTCAATGGGCTGGAGGATGAGAGTGTCTCGCTCATGCTGCACCTCGAAG GCGTCGTCTTCCCCTACCAGCCCAGCAACGGACGCTACAAATTCAACTACCATGAAGCCAAGCGAGCCTGCGAGCAGCAGGACTCCCGCCTCGCCACCTACCAGCAGCTCTACAAAG CCTGGACGGAGGGTCTGGACTGGTGCAACGCTGGCTGGATCCTCGATGGGACCGTCCACTACCCCATCATCAACTCCCGGGAGCCGTGTGGTGGCCGCCTCCTCCTGCCGGGCGTTCGGACCTATGGGGCCAGGGACAAGCAGAAGGACCGATTCGATGCTTTCTGCTTCACCTCTGCTCTTCAAG GCCAGGTCTACTTCATCCGGGGCCACCTGAACTTCAAGGAGGCCGGACAAGCATGCCGCAACCACGGGGCTGCCATCGCCAAAGTGGGGCAACTCTACTCCGCCTGGAAGTTTTCCCAGCTGGATCGCTGTGATGGAGGGTGGCTGGCGGACGGCAGTGTGCGGTACCCCATTACCACACCCCGCGAGCGCTGCGGGGGGCTGCCGGACCCCGGCGTCCGCAGCTTCGGCTTTCCCAGCAAGGAGCTGCGGACCTATGGCACCTACTGCTTCATGGGGAAGTAG
- the HAPLN2 gene encoding hyaluronan and proteoglycan link protein 2 isoform X1, translating to MGPAAPQRTQLGTVRGTALPPALRMHRLLLLSSLWLLAAPPASSIFQRPTGSPAPPHLQYLLEPLHTTVHTQRGATATLPCVLRTLPRNYRVKWSKLEPANYRESIILITNGLYHKNYGPLSPRVRLRHSHRYDASLTITDVALEDEGRYRCQLVNGLEDESVSLMLHLEGVVFPYQPSNGRYKFNYHEAKRACEQQDSRLATYQQLYKAWTEGLDWCNAGWILDGTVHYPIINSREPCGGRLLLPGVRTYGARDKQKDRFDAFCFTSALQGQVYFIRGHLNFKEAGQACRNHGAAIAKVGQLYSAWKFSQLDRCDGGWLADGSVRYPITTPRERCGGLPDPGVRSFGFPSKELRTYGTYCFMGK from the exons ATGGGACCGGCAGCTCCCCAAAGGACACAGCTGGGGACGGTAAGAG gcaccgcCCTGCCCCCAGCTCTAAGGATGCACCGGCTTCTCCTGCTCAGCTCCCTCTGGCTCTTGGCAGCACCCCCAGCATCGAGCATCTTCCAGCGGCCGACAGGGAGCCCGG cccccccccacctgcagtacctgctggagccccttcacaccACGGTGCACACGCAGCGGGGTGCCACAGCCACCCTGCCCTGTGTCCTGCGCACCCTGCCCCGCAACTACCGGGTGAAGTGGAGCAAGTTGGAGCCGGCCAACTATCGGGAGAGCATCATCCTCATCACCAACGGGCTGTACCACAAGAACTATGGGCCGCTGAGCCCACGGGTGCGCCTGCGGCACAGCCACCGCTACGATGCCTCGCTCACCATCACTGACGTGGCTCTGGAGGACGAGGGACGCTACCGCTGCCAGCTTGTCAATGGGCTGGAGGATGAGAGTGTCTCGCTCATGCTGCACCTCGAAG GCGTCGTCTTCCCCTACCAGCCCAGCAACGGACGCTACAAATTCAACTACCATGAAGCCAAGCGAGCCTGCGAGCAGCAGGACTCCCGCCTCGCCACCTACCAGCAGCTCTACAAAG CCTGGACGGAGGGTCTGGACTGGTGCAACGCTGGCTGGATCCTCGATGGGACCGTCCACTACCCCATCATCAACTCCCGGGAGCCGTGTGGTGGCCGCCTCCTCCTGCCGGGCGTTCGGACCTATGGGGCCAGGGACAAGCAGAAGGACCGATTCGATGCTTTCTGCTTCACCTCTGCTCTTCAAG GCCAGGTCTACTTCATCCGGGGCCACCTGAACTTCAAGGAGGCCGGACAAGCATGCCGCAACCACGGGGCTGCCATCGCCAAAGTGGGGCAACTCTACTCCGCCTGGAAGTTTTCCCAGCTGGATCGCTGTGATGGAGGGTGGCTGGCGGACGGCAGTGTGCGGTACCCCATTACCACACCCCGCGAGCGCTGCGGGGGGCTGCCGGACCCCGGCGTCCGCAGCTTCGGCTTTCCCAGCAAGGAGCTGCGGACCTATGGCACCTACTGCTTCATGGGGAAGTAG
- the RHBG gene encoding ammonium transporter Rh type B — protein sequence MPEYTTASRFRLSGLCFLLQIITIILFAVFVRYGPESSPGFCSQQLNCSWRNQDVGLQHPRFRDVHLQALLGFGLLVAFLSRYGPGSVAISILIMAFAIQWAVLIQGFLHFFLNGKIYMGAQSMVSADFCTAAILISTGAVLGRVNPVQMLLLTLMGAILSTLNEYILLSLMGVRDSGGSLTVHTFGAYFGLMVSWILHQPYMDKCKKQQDTGNQPDVFAVVGTIYLWIFWPSFTSATTVHENAEPWAVLNTYFSLAASTLATLVLSPVLHEEGTLQMVQIQDATLAGVAMMGMAGEMMVTPFGALVAGFLAGLIPPLGFRFLTPVLCSRLKTQDTCGVHNVHGLPGILGALLGALLTALATADAYGGRLEFMFPLVAQGSWTATDQALCQLCALPITLLLATLGGSLTGAVLKMKGLRSPPDTQYLENTVLWEVAEEGCDRRESRKEPGTSTLV from the exons ATGCCTGAGTACACCACTGCCTCGAGGTTCCGGCTCTCTGGTCTGTGCTTCCTCCTCCAAATCATTACCATCATCCTCTTCGCTGTCTTTGTCCGGTACGGCCCAGAGAGCAGCCCCGGCTTCTGCTCCCAGCAACtgaactgcagctggagaaaccAGGATGTGGGTTTGCAGCACCCCC GTTTCCGGGATGTCCACCTCCAAGCTCTCCTTGGCTTTGGGCTCCTGGTGGCCTTCCTCAGCCGCTATGGGCCAGGCAGTGTGGCCATCAGCATCCTCATCATGGCCTTCGCCATCCAGTGGGCCGTACTGATCCAGGGTTTTTTACACTTCTTCCTGAATGGCAAAATTTACATGGGAGCTCAGAG catGGTCAGTGCCGACTTCTGCACTGCAGCCATTCTGATCTCCACCGGAGCTGTTCTGGGTAGGGTAAACCCTGtccagatgctgctgctgacCCTGATGGGAGCCATCCTCTCCACTCTCAATGAATACATCCTGCTCAGTCTCATGGGG GTAAGAGACAGCGGGGGCTCCTTGACTGTCCACACCTTTGGTGCTTATTTCGGCTTGATGGTTTCATGGATCTTGCACCAGCCCTATATGGACAAGTGCAAAAAGCAGCAGGACACGGGGAACCAGCCAGATGTCTTTGCTGTGGTTG GAACCATCTACCTGTGGATCTTCTGGCCCAGCTTCACCTCAGCCACCACGGTCCATGAAAATGCTGAGCCCTGGGCAGTGCTCAACACCTACTTCTCGCTGGCAGCGAGCACACTGGCCACCTTGGTCCTCTCGCCTGTCCTCCATGAGGAGGGCACACTGCAGATG GTTCAGATCCAGGATGCCACCTTGGCTGGTGTGGCCATGATGGGTATGGCTGGGGAGATGATGGTCACCCCCTTCGGGGCCCTCGTCGCGGGGTTTCTGGCCGGCCTGATCCCCCCACTTGGCTTCAGATTCCTCACG CCTGTCCTGTGCTCCAGGCTGAAAACCCAGGACACATGTGGGGTTCACAATGTCCACGGGCTGCCGGGGATCCTGGGCGCCTTGCTGGGGGCGCTGCTGACGGCACTGGCCACTGCAGATGCTTACGGTGGCAG GCTGGAGTTCATGTTCCCGCTGGTGGCCCAGGGCAGCTGGACGGCCACTGACCAGGCGCTCTGCCAGCTCTGCGCCCTGCCCATCACCCTGCTCCTCGCCACACTCGGAGGCAGCCTCACAG GAGCCGTCCTGAAAATGAAAGGGTTGAGGTCTCCCCCGGACACGCAGTACCTGGAAAACACGGTCCTCTGGGAG GTGGCTGAGGAAGGATGCGACCgcagggaaagcagaaaggagcCAGGCACCAGCACCTTGGTCTAA